One stretch of Pirellulales bacterium DNA includes these proteins:
- a CDS encoding carboxypeptidase regulatory-like domain-containing protein, with product MSWAALIDSISDPIISRRLCLALLHSLWQGLALALVAWAITRLPKRMSTRFVLERSYAICVALLVASLALVPVTFWFIDVDRPDPLIADVNTILNTLPARATAEHGLSEKRSTAAKASGPSTTNDGFKELAVSHPTSARDFLAEPATMWDRTAPWVVTAYALGVLVMLGRLLLGIWHAQRLARSAVRITDGVLFDQVAALARTWSMRVVPAIAHAEKILVPKVVGLVRPVILFPAATITGLSADELGLIIAHELAHITRYDMWVFLLQRVAESVLFFNPAVWLLSRQISTLREYCCDEMACQSVASTGAEPRLRYATALLHVVELNMQAPSRRGGKQAFPTDEITALAVSGRSPSELRRRIARLVGEPLPEPVRLSRGGIVALALVAALVMVAPPAWISASAPEDDKAKDTAATDGAAAPKVPTFDLLVVGPDGKPLPNIEVEFRTDQSPTAEQITHGAFVRKAAYGSFARTDDDGRVTLALRKVPVNFSAMIQTPGFGPYCAKWEANDHPEAIPEKFTAELDKAWSVGGVIVDEQGSPLAGVKVTPRLEFKKRPGDTRQFGAGARTKTDAFGKWRFDSVPNGLNEIHVEITSPNFMALRRSLTRSEFGIKEGDVPTTKIALDPGLTVTGLVTDELGRPIEGAVVRTKFLNDTRKATTDASGRYQLVGCEPRVSRVVASAKGRAMELKEVRIDSEMDPVDFELKTGGKLRVRVLDAAGNPAPKARIFFQQWRGRIEYFEFDSVNQYANQLGVWEWNEAPLDEILVDVCPVGGMQMLLQPLKARDEEYVFHTNPLLVITGKVTDVDTGKPIGDLRAFPASVAVDGHISWNRHDGYETNEGHYVLRRNRGEHSHLVRIEAKGYEIATSREIHSDEGNIEIDFALKKAKDVAAVVTTPKGEPARRAKIAVGIVGSQINIHDGVIDDGGTYAARQDTDDSGRFSFPGQDGPYQLVITHPTGYAYLQPGDDPLPPAIKLTAWARVEGTFHVGKDLVPNAALTLNTNTVYSTGQDEPHIYTHYDVTTGDKGQFVFERVFPGDCHLGRRIMLMVKEGATEVTSSQMVAAQLTAGETTHLDLGGTGRPVIGRLIPPAGYDKKVLWSFAFITVESQLPPLPPNPSPADKAFYHSLEASRPYYQASVDPDGNFRIDDMVAANYELDVRFDWGHKVGRIVDFRFAVPELKDDEDPQKPIDLGNLRLDE from the coding sequence ATGAGCTGGGCAGCACTCATCGATTCAATCAGCGATCCCATCATCAGCAGACGCCTGTGCCTGGCACTGTTGCACTCACTCTGGCAAGGCCTGGCCTTGGCACTCGTCGCGTGGGCCATCACCCGATTGCCAAAACGCATGTCGACGCGATTTGTCTTGGAACGATCGTACGCCATCTGCGTGGCGCTACTCGTTGCCAGCCTGGCATTGGTTCCCGTCACGTTTTGGTTCATCGATGTCGACAGACCTGATCCACTTATTGCCGACGTGAACACAATCCTCAACACGTTGCCGGCACGCGCGACGGCTGAACATGGGTTGTCGGAGAAACGTTCCACCGCTGCCAAGGCGTCAGGCCCGTCGACGACGAATGATGGTTTCAAGGAACTGGCGGTCAGCCATCCGACCTCGGCAAGAGATTTCCTAGCGGAGCCCGCCACGATGTGGGATCGCACGGCGCCATGGGTTGTCACCGCCTACGCGCTCGGCGTCCTGGTCATGTTGGGAAGATTGTTGCTGGGCATCTGGCACGCGCAGCGCTTGGCACGCTCAGCCGTGCGCATCACGGACGGCGTGCTGTTTGACCAGGTCGCGGCTCTTGCGCGCACATGGTCGATGCGCGTGGTTCCTGCAATCGCGCACGCCGAGAAGATCCTGGTGCCCAAGGTTGTCGGTCTGGTTCGACCGGTGATCTTGTTTCCTGCGGCGACAATAACCGGACTTTCGGCCGACGAACTCGGCCTGATCATTGCGCATGAACTGGCCCACATAACGCGTTACGACATGTGGGTCTTTCTATTGCAGCGCGTGGCCGAGTCGGTGCTGTTCTTCAATCCGGCGGTTTGGTTGCTCAGCCGGCAGATCAGCACGTTGCGAGAGTATTGCTGCGACGAGATGGCGTGCCAGTCAGTAGCTTCGACGGGCGCGGAACCGCGCCTGCGATATGCGACGGCATTACTGCACGTCGTCGAACTCAACATGCAGGCGCCGTCGCGGCGTGGTGGCAAACAGGCTTTCCCTACCGACGAGATTACGGCGCTTGCCGTCAGTGGCCGGAGCCCCTCCGAATTGCGGCGTCGCATCGCGCGGCTAGTCGGCGAGCCGCTGCCCGAACCCGTGAGACTTTCGCGTGGCGGCATTGTGGCGCTCGCATTGGTAGCGGCCCTGGTAATGGTCGCACCCCCGGCGTGGATCTCGGCGTCGGCGCCTGAGGACGACAAAGCGAAGGACACTGCAGCCACCGATGGTGCTGCCGCGCCCAAGGTTCCTACGTTCGATCTTTTGGTTGTGGGACCGGACGGAAAGCCTCTACCGAATATCGAGGTCGAATTCCGTACCGACCAATCGCCGACGGCCGAGCAAATCACCCACGGCGCGTTTGTCCGAAAAGCTGCATACGGCAGTTTTGCCCGGACAGACGACGACGGCCGTGTGACCTTGGCACTGCGGAAGGTGCCGGTCAATTTCAGCGCCATGATCCAAACGCCAGGCTTCGGCCCCTATTGTGCAAAATGGGAAGCGAACGACCATCCCGAAGCGATTCCCGAGAAATTCACGGCCGAGCTCGACAAGGCCTGGTCTGTCGGCGGCGTGATCGTCGACGAGCAGGGGTCACCCCTGGCGGGCGTCAAGGTTACGCCGCGCCTAGAGTTTAAGAAGCGGCCTGGCGATACGCGCCAGTTCGGCGCGGGTGCCAGGACCAAGACCGACGCGTTCGGAAAATGGCGTTTCGATAGCGTGCCCAATGGACTTAACGAGATCCACGTCGAGATTACCAGTCCCAACTTCATGGCACTGCGCCGTTCACTGACGCGGAGCGAGTTTGGCATAAAGGAGGGGGACGTTCCGACAACAAAGATCGCACTCGATCCGGGACTGACCGTAACGGGTCTTGTGACCGATGAATTGGGAAGACCAATCGAAGGGGCTGTCGTTCGCACAAAGTTCTTGAACGATACCCGCAAGGCCACGACAGATGCCAGCGGACGTTATCAGCTCGTAGGGTGCGAGCCACGCGTGTCGCGCGTTGTCGCATCGGCCAAGGGGCGCGCGATGGAATTGAAAGAGGTGCGGATCGATTCCGAAATGGACCCGGTCGATTTCGAGCTGAAAACCGGCGGCAAGCTCCGCGTCCGCGTTCTGGATGCAGCGGGAAATCCGGCGCCCAAGGCGCGGATATTCTTTCAGCAATGGCGCGGGCGTATAGAATACTTTGAATTCGATAGTGTCAACCAATACGCAAACCAGCTTGGGGTGTGGGAGTGGAACGAAGCCCCCTTGGACGAAATCCTGGTCGACGTTTGTCCGGTCGGGGGGATGCAAATGTTGCTGCAGCCACTCAAGGCACGCGACGAAGAGTACGTCTTCCACACGAACCCCTTGCTGGTGATCACTGGCAAAGTGACGGACGTTGATACCGGCAAACCCATTGGCGACTTGCGCGCTTTTCCCGCCTCTGTGGCCGTCGATGGACACATAAGCTGGAATAGGCACGACGGGTACGAGACCAACGAAGGACATTACGTATTGCGTCGCAACCGCGGTGAACATTCCCACCTGGTACGCATCGAAGCCAAGGGGTACGAAATCGCGACCTCGCGCGAGATCCATAGCGACGAGGGGAATATCGAGATCGATTTCGCCTTGAAGAAAGCCAAAGACGTTGCCGCCGTGGTCACGACGCCCAAGGGTGAGCCCGCTCGTCGGGCCAAAATAGCCGTGGGAATCGTCGGATCGCAAATCAACATCCATGACGGCGTGATCGACGACGGTGGCACGTATGCCGCTCGCCAGGATACCGACGACTCGGGGCGATTCAGCTTTCCGGGGCAGGACGGCCCCTATCAATTAGTGATTACTCATCCCACGGGATACGCCTATCTGCAGCCGGGCGACGACCCCCTTCCGCCGGCCATCAAATTGACCGCGTGGGCACGTGTTGAGGGAACCTTTCACGTCGGCAAAGACCTGGTCCCGAACGCCGCGCTGACACTGAATACAAACACGGTTTACTCTACTGGGCAGGACGAACCCCATATTTATACGCATTATGACGTCACGACCGGCGACAAGGGACAATTCGTGTTCGAGCGCGTGTTCCCAGGAGATTGCCACCTGGGCCGGCGCATTATGCTAATGGTCAAGGAAGGCGCGACGGAGGTTACTTCGTCGCAAATGGTCGCAGCACAGCTCACGGCCGGCGAGACCACGCATCTCGATCTGGGGGGCACGGGCCGACCAGTCATCGGCCGGCTCATTCCGCCCGCCGGCTACGATAAAAAGGTGCTGTGGAGCTTCGCGTTCATCACCGTGGAGAGCCAATTGCCGCCGCTGCCGCCGAACCCCAGTCCCGCCGATAAGGCATTTTATCACAGCCTGGAAGCATCGCGTCCGTACTACCAGGCCAGCGTCGATCCGGACGGCAACTTTCGGATCGACGACATGGTTGCCGCGAACTACGAGCTCGACGTGCGATTTGACTGGGGGCACAAGGTCGGACGCATCGTGGATTTTCGCTTCGCGGTGCCCGAGTTGAAGGACGATGAAGACCCGCAGAAGCCGATCGACCTGGGCAACCTGCGACTGGACGAATAA
- a CDS encoding nitronate monooxygenase, translating into MANFQTPRIRVQAFCERFGLRLPILLAPMAGVPAPALSIAVANAGGLAACGAVLMQPDAILQWARTFRAGSDGPFQFNLWIPDPVPHRDQTHEALVREFLAQWGPPVSAEMEVATLPSFDAQCAAVLEAAPSFVSSVMGVYPDRFVAQLKDRGIRWFANVSTVAEARTAEAAGADVIVAQGMEAGGHRGSFDAASAERELVGLFALVPAIVDAVRIPVVATGGIADARGIAAALVLGASAVQIGTGFLRCPEAGIPSAWADTLAQTSPEGTMLTRAFSGRAGRSIATAYARAAAGHAAPAPAPYPIQRALTKAMREKANRDGDIERMQAWAGQSAALARAEPAATLTTRLWQDAQPLLA; encoded by the coding sequence ATGGCTAACTTTCAGACTCCGCGGATTCGTGTCCAGGCGTTTTGCGAGCGATTTGGCTTGCGGTTGCCGATCCTTCTCGCGCCCATGGCCGGAGTTCCGGCGCCGGCACTCTCGATCGCCGTTGCCAACGCCGGGGGCCTGGCTGCCTGCGGCGCTGTGCTGATGCAACCCGACGCGATCTTGCAATGGGCTCGGACGTTTCGCGCGGGCAGTGACGGCCCTTTTCAATTCAATCTGTGGATACCGGATCCGGTGCCACATCGTGACCAAACGCACGAGGCCTTGGTGCGTGAGTTTCTCGCCCAATGGGGTCCGCCGGTTTCCGCCGAGATGGAGGTGGCCACGCTACCGAGTTTCGACGCACAATGTGCCGCTGTGCTCGAAGCCGCGCCGTCGTTTGTGTCGTCGGTCATGGGGGTCTACCCCGATCGGTTCGTCGCGCAACTCAAGGACCGCGGGATCCGCTGGTTTGCCAATGTCTCGACCGTTGCCGAGGCCCGCACGGCCGAGGCGGCCGGCGCCGACGTGATCGTGGCGCAGGGAATGGAGGCGGGCGGACATCGCGGCAGCTTTGACGCTGCTAGCGCCGAGCGCGAGTTAGTGGGCCTGTTCGCGCTCGTGCCGGCAATCGTCGATGCAGTACGCATTCCCGTGGTGGCGACCGGGGGCATTGCCGACGCCCGGGGCATCGCAGCGGCACTCGTGCTCGGTGCGTCGGCCGTGCAGATAGGCACGGGCTTTTTACGTTGCCCCGAAGCTGGCATCCCGTCGGCCTGGGCCGATACGCTCGCCCAAACGTCTCCGGAAGGGACCATGCTCACCCGCGCATTTAGCGGCCGGGCTGGTCGCAGTATCGCCACGGCCTATGCCCGAGCCGCAGCGGGCCACGCTGCACCCGCACCGGCCCCTTACCCGATCCAGCGAGCGTTGACCAAAGCGATGCGAGAAAAGGCGAATCGCGACGGAGATATCGAGCGGATGCAGGCCTGGGCCGGGCAAAGCGCTGCACTGGCCCGAGCAGAGCCGGCCGCAACCTTGACGACCCGATTATGGCAGGACGCCCAGCCTCTATTGGCCTGA
- a CDS encoding redoxin domain-containing protein, whose product MAVRFRRSLVLLAGLLSLVGLLATTHARAAAVNNERIGRAVEDFSLHDCRGPVRSLKDWQDKKLVVLAFLGTECPLANVYLPRLAELSAKWEPQGVAFVGINANQQDSITEVAAHARKMEIPFPVLKDPANEIADRLNAVRTPEVFLLDGDRVVRYWGRIDDQYGVGYQRKKAGRNDLEAAIEELLSGKSVSEPTAEAVGCLIGRVKRADPSGDVTYSNQIARLLKNRCVECHHDGQIAPFSLTSYDEAVGWAEMMKEVVHERRMPPWFAAPEHGQFKNNPSLAKEEIDLIDRWVANGCPKGNDADLPPAAEFAEGWGISQPDQIFYMRDEPYTVPAEGVVSYKHFVVDPGFTEDHWIKQAEVKAGNPAVVHHVIVFVQQRGSMDFGDPQMAYAPGMTPRRLGNGAAIRVPAGSKLVFQCHYTPNGKAQDDRSYVGFVYAKPAEVTHEVLGASCGTMSLRIPPNDGNHLVKAEHKFRRDTVLLGMNPHMHLRGKSFKYELILPDGTQETLLDVPKYDFNWQLWYMLKEPRQIPKGSRMVCTAYFDNSADNPANPNPAHTVNWGEQTWDEMMFGFYSVINPIKTSKATN is encoded by the coding sequence ATGGCTGTTCGGTTTCGCCGGTCACTGGTCCTGCTTGCAGGTCTGTTGTCGCTGGTTGGGTTGTTGGCCACCACTCACGCGCGCGCCGCTGCGGTCAATAACGAACGCATCGGCCGCGCTGTCGAGGACTTTTCGCTGCACGATTGCCGTGGGCCGGTCAGGTCGCTCAAGGATTGGCAAGATAAGAAGCTGGTAGTGCTGGCTTTTCTAGGAACGGAATGCCCGCTCGCTAATGTGTACCTGCCGCGCCTGGCTGAGCTGTCGGCGAAGTGGGAGCCGCAGGGTGTGGCCTTCGTCGGCATCAATGCGAATCAACAAGATTCGATCACCGAGGTGGCTGCTCACGCGCGGAAGATGGAAATCCCCTTCCCGGTATTGAAAGACCCGGCCAACGAAATCGCCGATCGCTTGAACGCGGTGCGAACGCCGGAAGTCTTTCTGCTCGACGGCGACCGCGTCGTGCGGTACTGGGGGCGCATCGACGACCAGTACGGTGTCGGCTATCAGCGCAAGAAGGCAGGGCGCAACGACCTCGAAGCAGCAATCGAAGAGCTGCTGTCTGGTAAATCCGTGAGCGAACCTACGGCTGAGGCGGTCGGCTGTCTGATCGGCCGAGTTAAGCGTGCCGACCCTTCGGGAGACGTTACCTATTCGAACCAGATCGCGCGGCTGTTGAAGAATCGTTGCGTGGAATGCCATCATGATGGACAGATCGCGCCGTTCTCGCTGACCAGTTACGACGAAGCGGTCGGCTGGGCCGAGATGATGAAGGAAGTCGTGCATGAGCGGCGGATGCCTCCCTGGTTTGCCGCGCCCGAGCATGGCCAGTTCAAGAACAATCCCTCGCTGGCCAAGGAAGAGATCGACCTGATCGACCGCTGGGTGGCCAACGGCTGCCCCAAGGGGAATGATGCTGACCTGCCCCCCGCGGCGGAATTTGCCGAAGGTTGGGGCATCTCGCAGCCGGACCAGATTTTTTATATGCGCGACGAGCCGTACACCGTGCCGGCCGAGGGCGTGGTGAGCTATAAGCACTTCGTCGTCGATCCCGGTTTTACCGAGGACCACTGGATCAAACAGGCCGAGGTGAAGGCAGGCAACCCGGCCGTTGTGCACCATGTAATCGTCTTTGTTCAGCAGCGGGGTTCGATGGACTTTGGCGATCCGCAAATGGCATACGCCCCCGGCATGACCCCGCGCCGCTTAGGGAACGGTGCCGCGATTCGCGTGCCGGCCGGTTCGAAGCTGGTTTTCCAATGTCATTACACTCCTAACGGCAAAGCGCAGGACGACCGCAGCTACGTCGGATTCGTCTATGCGAAGCCGGCGGAAGTGACACACGAAGTGCTTGGCGCCAGTTGCGGCACGATGTCTTTGCGGATACCGCCGAACGACGGCAATCACCTGGTCAAGGCCGAGCACAAGTTTCGCCGCGATACGGTGCTGCTGGGCATGAATCCTCATATGCACCTGCGCGGCAAGTCATTCAAATACGAGTTGATCTTGCCCGATGGCACGCAGGAAACGCTGCTTGACGTGCCGAAGTACGATTTCAACTGGCAGCTGTGGTACATGCTGAAAGAACCACGGCAGATTCCCAAGGGAAGCCGGATGGTTTGCACAGCCTATTTCGACAATTCGGCAGACAATCCTGCCAACCCCAATCCTGCGCATACGGTCAACTGGGGCGAGCAGACCTGGGACGAGATGATGTTCGGGTTTTATTCCGTCATCAACCCGATTAAGACGTCGAAAGCAACTAACTGA
- a CDS encoding BlaI/MecI/CopY family transcriptional regulator, with protein MARPASEHPTELELEILKVLWGRSPLPVRDVRLDLEKQAGRALSHSSVITMLNIMVRKGYLGRKKLANAFLFAPKVKKEDIAGGIVGDLLSRVFGGSSSAMVLNLIETADLGADELADLRRLISRKAAEQKK; from the coding sequence ATGGCTCGCCCGGCGTCCGAACATCCGACAGAACTCGAACTTGAAATTCTCAAGGTGCTCTGGGGTAGGTCCCCCTTGCCGGTACGCGATGTACGCCTTGACCTCGAAAAACAAGCCGGACGCGCGCTTTCCCATAGCAGCGTCATCACGATGCTCAACATCATGGTGCGCAAGGGGTACCTGGGCCGAAAGAAGCTGGCGAACGCGTTCCTCTTCGCGCCCAAGGTCAAAAAGGAAGATATCGCGGGGGGCATCGTGGGGGACCTGCTGTCCAGGGTGTTCGGCGGATCGTCGTCGGCCATGGTTCTGAACTTGATCGAGACCGCCGACCTGGGCGCTGACGAACTCGCCGACCTGCGTCGACTGATTAGCCGTAAGGCTGCGGAGCAAAAAAAATGA
- a CDS encoding PVC-type heme-binding CxxCH protein, which produces MTNMLPIFLVCALSADPTVTTTTTDAAPALKPGMHAVSLPNHTFTLPEGFEVELVAGQPLIERPIHADFDERGRLYVCESSGTNDKVEKQLAERPHWILRLEDTDGDGRFDRSTKFADRMMFPEGMMWLDGSIYVAAPPSIWKLTDTDDDGVADQREEWFQGKTLGGCANDLHGPYEGPDGWIYWCKGGFGAQTYDRPGKTPFKTRAAHIFRSRRDGSGIEPVMTGGMDNPVEVAFTSGGERIFTTTFFQHPGGGKRDGLVHAIYGGVYGKVHGVIDGHPRTGELLEPLAHLGAAAPSGLMRYESRTFGDDFEGNLFAALFNLHRVTRHVLSPQGATFASRDEDFLVSDNLDFHPTDVLEDADGSLIVINTGGWYKLCCPSSQLWKPEIAGGIYRVRRTAAKKIDDPRGLAFDWEKASSTELARLLSDARPAVRRRAMHVLARQSEKSVPALAATRSKSEDAAARSRAVWTLARIEGPQARAAIRGALADADEIVRQSAIHAVSVARDKDAVPQLIEILRHGAVHNRRAAAEALGRLENSAAVPALLAVAGEELDRTLEHSVTFALIELAAPKETAAGLTNANPRTRHAALLAMDQMTGGGLQPAMVAALLTSPEPGARETAQWILARHSDWAEALVPWLDRQLAGGALRGDNAEIITNLLAQFAANEKVQALLAAQLADQGTTAAERRNVLQAMARSGLKALPAAWVKPLADSVGDDSLLPLVVAVVRAVPVAPGAGAELRDALLTVAANDRLTVGVRLDALAAVPGGLEKVGPTVFDFVHQNLASDRQVSVRLAAADVLSKAQLDEGQLVTLADAVRAAGPLEIERLMTPFSKSASDRVGETVIAALASSAALPNVRPETLQEVFKGYKPAVQDQTQALYQLLEASAEKRKAKIEELLTLLPQGDITRGQLVFNGQKAACFSCHAIGYLGGSIGPDLTRIGQIRSPRDMLEAIVFPSASFVRSYEPMTISTTGGQVYNGIVRKDAPDEVILVLNAKDTARISRDEIDEMIPGTVSIMPAGLDQQLSAQELVDLVTFLRASK; this is translated from the coding sequence ATGACCAACATGCTGCCGATCTTCTTGGTTTGCGCCCTATCCGCCGACCCCACGGTGACCACAACAACCACGGACGCGGCGCCGGCTCTCAAACCGGGAATGCATGCCGTCTCGCTGCCGAACCACACGTTCACGCTTCCGGAAGGTTTCGAGGTCGAGCTAGTGGCCGGTCAGCCGCTTATCGAGCGCCCCATCCATGCCGACTTCGACGAGCGTGGTCGGCTGTACGTTTGCGAGTCGTCGGGCACGAACGATAAAGTTGAAAAGCAACTTGCCGAGCGCCCGCACTGGATTTTGCGGCTCGAAGACACAGATGGCGACGGCCGCTTCGACCGGAGCACAAAATTTGCCGACAGGATGATGTTCCCGGAAGGGATGATGTGGCTCGACGGTTCGATCTATGTCGCCGCTCCTCCCAGCATTTGGAAGCTCACTGACACTGACGATGATGGTGTCGCCGACCAACGCGAGGAATGGTTCCAGGGAAAGACCTTGGGCGGTTGCGCCAATGATCTACACGGTCCCTACGAAGGGCCAGACGGCTGGATCTATTGGTGCAAAGGGGGCTTTGGCGCGCAGACCTACGATCGGCCGGGCAAGACCCCCTTCAAAACGCGCGCGGCGCACATCTTTCGCTCGCGTCGCGATGGCAGCGGTATCGAGCCTGTCATGACCGGCGGCATGGATAACCCTGTTGAGGTGGCCTTCACTTCTGGCGGTGAGCGCATCTTCACCACTACCTTCTTTCAACACCCAGGCGGCGGCAAGCGCGACGGGCTGGTTCACGCGATCTATGGCGGCGTCTACGGCAAGGTTCACGGTGTGATCGACGGGCATCCACGTACGGGCGAATTGTTGGAACCGCTCGCACATTTGGGCGCTGCGGCTCCTTCGGGGCTGATGCGCTACGAGTCCCGCACTTTTGGCGATGATTTCGAGGGGAACCTCTTTGCCGCACTGTTCAATCTTCACAGGGTGACTCGGCACGTGCTGTCGCCGCAAGGCGCGACGTTCGCCTCGCGCGACGAAGATTTTTTGGTGTCGGACAACCTCGACTTCCATCCGACCGATGTGTTGGAAGACGCCGACGGCAGCCTGATCGTTATCAACACGGGCGGTTGGTACAAGCTCTGCTGCCCGAGCTCACAGCTTTGGAAGCCCGAGATCGCCGGCGGTATTTATCGCGTGCGCCGCACGGCCGCTAAAAAAATCGATGATCCGCGCGGCTTGGCGTTCGACTGGGAAAAAGCTTCGTCCACAGAACTGGCACGACTGTTGTCCGATGCACGCCCAGCGGTCCGCAGACGGGCAATGCACGTGTTGGCCCGGCAGTCGGAAAAATCGGTGCCGGCACTGGCTGCGACACGAAGCAAATCCGAGGACGCTGCCGCCCGTTCCCGCGCCGTCTGGACGCTGGCGCGCATCGAAGGACCGCAGGCACGCGCCGCCATACGCGGCGCGCTCGCCGACGCCGATGAGATTGTCCGTCAATCGGCCATTCACGCCGTGAGCGTGGCGCGCGACAAAGACGCCGTACCGCAACTGATCGAGATTCTGCGTCATGGCGCAGTACACAATCGCCGTGCAGCAGCCGAGGCCCTCGGCCGGTTGGAGAACTCTGCCGCTGTGCCGGCTCTATTGGCCGTGGCAGGCGAAGAACTCGACCGCACGCTGGAGCATTCCGTAACATTCGCGCTCATCGAATTGGCGGCGCCAAAGGAAACGGCCGCAGGTTTGACGAATGCAAATCCACGCACGCGCCACGCCGCGTTGTTGGCCATGGACCAAATGACAGGTGGCGGGTTGCAGCCGGCGATGGTCGCCGCCTTACTAACGTCGCCAGAGCCCGGCGCACGTGAAACCGCGCAGTGGATACTCGCCCGGCATTCCGATTGGGCCGAGGCGCTGGTGCCGTGGCTCGATCGTCAATTGGCAGGCGGCGCCCTACGGGGTGACAACGCCGAGATCATTACCAATTTGCTGGCCCAATTTGCGGCGAACGAAAAGGTACAAGCGTTGCTCGCGGCGCAGCTCGCCGACCAGGGCACTACCGCGGCCGAACGCCGCAACGTATTGCAGGCAATGGCCCGCAGCGGTCTGAAGGCCCTGCCCGCGGCGTGGGTTAAGCCATTGGCGGATTCCGTCGGGGACGACAGTTTGCTTCCACTCGTGGTTGCCGTGGTGCGCGCCGTTCCGGTGGCACCCGGTGCGGGAGCCGAGTTGCGCGACGCATTGCTAACCGTTGCCGCCAATGATCGATTGACTGTTGGTGTCCGGCTCGACGCCCTTGCGGCCGTACCAGGCGGCCTGGAAAAAGTTGGGCCGACAGTTTTCGATTTTGTGCATCAGAATCTTGCCAGCGATCGGCAGGTCTCCGTGCGGCTTGCCGCGGCCGACGTGCTGTCCAAGGCCCAACTCGACGAGGGACAGCTCGTCACCCTGGCCGACGCAGTCCGCGCGGCTGGACCACTCGAGATCGAACGATTGATGACCCCCTTCAGCAAAAGCGCAAGCGACAGGGTGGGCGAGACCGTGATTGCGGCGCTTGCTAGCTCGGCCGCGTTACCCAACGTGCGCCCCGAAACGCTACAAGAAGTGTTCAAGGGCTATAAACCGGCAGTGCAGGACCAGACGCAAGCCCTGTATCAGCTCCTGGAAGCCAGCGCAGAAAAGCGCAAGGCCAAGATCGAGGAACTGTTGACGCTCTTGCCGCAAGGCGACATCACGCGGGGCCAGCTCGTTTTCAACGGTCAAAAGGCCGCCTGCTTTAGTTGTCATGCGATCGGATATCTAGGCGGGTCGATCGGTCCGGATCTGACGCGGATAGGACAAATTCGCAGCCCGCGCGACATGCTCGAGGCGATCGTATTCCCCAGCGCTAGCTTCGTGCGTAGCTACGAGCCAATGACAATTTCGACCACCGGGGGCCAGGTCTATAACGGCATCGTCCGCAAGGATGCGCCTGATGAAGTTATCCTCGTTCTGAATGCCAAAGACACCGCGCGGATCAGCCGGGACGAAATCGACGAGATGATACCCGGCACTGTGTCCATCATGCCGGCCGGCCTCGATCAGCAACTCTCGGCTCAGGAATTGGTGGATTTGGTGACGTTCCTCAGAGCGTCGAAATAG